Proteins encoded within one genomic window of Panacibacter microcysteis:
- a CDS encoding VCBS repeat-containing protein → MKCKPAFPAACIIMSLIFISCNNAGNPGLFTSLPSTESGITFTNTIDETTLPGDALNEFAYMGGGVGVLDVNNDGLKDLFFGGNQVSSKLYLNKGNNHFEDITQAAGVATTDWITGVSVADINADGYDDVYLCTYGKTLGTRSANLLFINRHNNTFTQEAATYGLADTSYSTQAVFFDYDKDGDLDMYLSNYLLNASYSANNLYPKDLSGRSKANDRLYKNTGVQNGHPYFEDVTLQAGIKDDGYGLGVSVCDFNMDGYPDVLVCGDFISNDNLWLNNRNGTFTDVLNVATRHQSYSSMGCDAADINNDGLFDFASVDMMPEDNERKKQTFSFMNYERYQQERRLGYAPEFMRNMLQLNNGNTFRGDTALPFFSEIGQLAGISETDWSWSILFADFNNDGFKDAHITNGIGRDFINADFISFSQTAVGNSDAERRKVLRDKLVALKHVELSNYLYINNGDYTFNDRTDSSGLSENAMSNGAVYADLDNDNDLDLVVNNINKPAFVLINNANSSKAPKAGHSIAFELKGDSLNTRGFGAKVFVYANGTAQVQEQYPVRGYLSTVDTRMLFGTGTNTTLDSVVVVWANNHTQVLRNCVADTLYTLRQQDAVAQWQPASLRQQATLFTDMTAAVNAGYRHADVEYNDYAEQRLLPQKYSQLGPLMAEGDVNNDGLTDFYTGAAFNTQAKLFIQQRNGSFTGKDFVPASKFTEDAAAAFFDADKDGDQDLLITYGDMRYADTSMFYHPQLYLNDGKGNFSLSANAIAPAVKTIAGCVAVADYDADGDIDVFIGGRVSKQFPSSPDSYLLQNNHGVFTDVTGTVCSGLSKAGMVTGAQWADIDNDQHPDLVIAGEYMPVRFFKNNGKQLTEITATTGLQQMNGLWRSLLATDLDNDGDTDFIAGNLGLNCNYHTSATYPMMLYAKDIDNNGSIDPVMFYYIKDGGKRTLYPSVSKDQLAGQVPAIKKQFLLNKDFAKATAAKIYGNDNKTLVLTCDETQTCWIENTGNGKFIKHVLPKEAQFAPVNALLCADIDNDGIKDILLAGNEYQADVMTGRYDASYGCFLKGAPGGQFKAVPPVASGFKTSGDVKDLKLVTTAKGRLVIAAVNDDYLEVFGIKMQ, encoded by the coding sequence ATGAAATGCAAACCAGCTTTTCCTGCTGCCTGTATTATAATGTCTCTTATTTTTATTAGCTGTAACAATGCCGGCAATCCCGGGCTTTTTACCAGTTTACCTTCCACAGAAAGCGGTATCACCTTCACCAATACCATTGATGAAACAACCTTACCCGGCGATGCACTCAATGAGTTTGCGTATATGGGTGGCGGTGTTGGTGTGCTCGATGTAAACAACGATGGGCTGAAAGATCTTTTCTTTGGCGGCAACCAGGTAAGCAGCAAACTCTACCTCAACAAGGGCAACAATCATTTTGAAGATATAACGCAAGCCGCCGGTGTGGCCACCACAGACTGGATCACCGGTGTAAGCGTGGCCGATATCAATGCAGACGGCTACGATGATGTATACCTCTGCACTTATGGCAAAACCCTGGGTACAAGATCGGCAAACCTGTTATTCATCAACCGGCATAATAATACCTTCACGCAGGAGGCCGCCACCTATGGCCTGGCTGATACCAGCTATTCCACACAGGCTGTCTTTTTCGATTACGACAAAGATGGCGACCTGGACATGTATCTTTCCAATTACCTGCTCAATGCATCCTACTCCGCCAATAACCTTTACCCGAAAGACCTCAGCGGCAGGTCAAAGGCCAATGACCGGCTGTATAAGAACACTGGTGTTCAAAATGGTCACCCTTATTTTGAAGACGTTACTTTGCAGGCAGGCATAAAAGACGATGGTTACGGGCTGGGTGTATCAGTATGCGATTTTAACATGGACGGCTACCCGGATGTGCTGGTTTGCGGTGATTTTATTTCCAACGACAACCTGTGGCTCAATAACAGGAACGGCACGTTTACAGACGTGCTGAATGTTGCCACCAGGCACCAGAGTTACAGCAGCATGGGCTGCGATGCAGCAGACATCAATAATGACGGCCTCTTCGATTTTGCTTCGGTAGATATGATGCCCGAAGACAATGAACGAAAAAAACAAACTTTTTCTTTCATGAATTATGAGCGCTACCAGCAGGAGAGAAGGCTTGGCTATGCGCCGGAGTTTATGCGCAATATGCTGCAACTCAACAATGGCAATACTTTCCGTGGTGATACCGCATTGCCTTTCTTCAGCGAGATTGGTCAACTGGCCGGCATCAGTGAAACAGACTGGAGCTGGAGCATTCTGTTTGCCGATTTCAACAATGATGGTTTCAAAGATGCACACATCACCAATGGTATTGGCAGGGATTTTATCAATGCAGATTTCATTTCATTCAGCCAGACTGCTGTTGGTAACTCCGATGCAGAAAGAAGAAAAGTATTACGCGATAAACTGGTTGCGCTAAAACATGTGGAGTTATCCAATTACCTGTACATCAACAATGGCGATTATACATTTAACGACCGTACAGATTCATCGGGGCTCAGCGAAAATGCTATGTCAAACGGCGCGGTATATGCAGACCTTGATAATGACAATGACCTCGACCTGGTGGTCAACAATATCAACAAGCCGGCATTTGTGCTCATCAACAATGCAAACAGCAGCAAAGCGCCGAAAGCTGGCCACAGCATTGCTTTTGAGCTAAAAGGTGACAGCCTTAATACCCGTGGTTTCGGCGCCAAAGTTTTTGTATATGCCAATGGCACGGCACAGGTGCAGGAGCAATATCCCGTGCGTGGTTACCTTTCCACCGTAGATACCAGGATGCTTTTTGGAACAGGAACAAATACTACTCTTGATTCCGTGGTGGTAGTGTGGGCCAATAACCATACACAGGTGCTCCGGAATTGCGTGGCAGATACCTTGTACACGCTCAGGCAGCAGGATGCTGTTGCGCAATGGCAACCGGCTTCACTTCGTCAGCAGGCTACATTGTTTACAGATATGACGGCTGCAGTAAATGCCGGGTACCGGCATGCAGATGTGGAATACAACGATTATGCTGAGCAGCGTTTATTGCCGCAAAAATATTCTCAGCTCGGCCCATTGATGGCTGAAGGCGATGTGAACAACGACGGTCTTACAGACTTTTATACAGGGGCGGCCTTCAATACGCAGGCAAAGCTTTTTATACAGCAACGCAACGGCAGTTTTACGGGCAAAGATTTTGTGCCTGCTTCAAAATTTACAGAAGATGCTGCTGCAGCATTCTTCGATGCTGATAAGGATGGCGACCAGGATTTGCTGATAACGTATGGGGATATGCGCTACGCTGATACTTCCATGTTTTACCACCCGCAATTATACCTCAACGATGGTAAAGGCAACTTTTCGTTAAGCGCCAATGCCATAGCGCCTGCCGTAAAAACGATAGCCGGTTGTGTTGCCGTTGCCGACTACGATGCAGATGGCGATATTGATGTGTTTATTGGTGGCCGTGTATCAAAACAGTTTCCGTCATCGCCCGACAGTTACCTGCTGCAAAACAACCATGGCGTGTTTACAGATGTTACCGGCACGGTTTGCAGTGGTTTGTCAAAAGCAGGTATGGTTACCGGCGCACAATGGGCAGATATTGACAATGATCAGCATCCCGATCTCGTGATAGCCGGCGAGTACATGCCTGTAAGGTTTTTCAAAAACAATGGTAAGCAATTGACCGAGATCACTGCCACAACGGGTTTGCAGCAGATGAACGGGTTGTGGCGCAGCCTGCTTGCCACCGACCTGGACAATGACGGCGATACAGATTTTATTGCCGGAAACCTTGGTCTCAATTGTAATTACCATACTTCCGCTACATACCCCATGATGTTGTATGCAAAAGATATCGATAACAACGGCAGCATAGACCCTGTCATGTTTTATTATATCAAAGATGGTGGTAAACGAACCTTGTATCCATCGGTTAGCAAAGACCAGCTAGCCGGCCAGGTGCCGGCAATTAAAAAGCAGTTCCTGCTGAATAAAGATTTTGCCAAAGCCACTGCAGCAAAAATTTATGGCAATGACAATAAAACGCTTGTGCTAACCTGCGATGAAACACAAACATGCTGGATAGAAAATACCGGTAACGGAAAGTTCATAAAGCATGTATTACCCAAAGAAGCACAGTTTGCACCCGTAAATGCGTTGCTGTGTGCCGATATAGACAATGATGGTATAAAAGACATCTTACTCGCAGGCAACGAATACCAGGCCGATGTGATGACGGGCCGCTACGATGCTTCTTATGGCTGTTTCCTGAAAGGCGCACCAGGCGGGCAATTTAAAGCTGTGCCGCCCGTGGCAAGCGGTTTTAAAACAAGTGGCGATGTAAAAGATCTTAAGTTGGTAACTACCGCGAAAGGAAGGTTGGTCATTGCTGCGGTTAACGATGATTACCTCGAAGTATTTGGCATAAAAATGCAGTAA
- a CDS encoding substrate-binding domain-containing protein, whose protein sequence is MKTEKEITIYDIASKIGIAPSTVSRALNNNPTISAATRKKITELAEKLGYQHNPFARNLRMQKTHTIGVILHELNSQFITSVLAGIEKVATESKYNLIIGHSGENAKIEVVNANNFFHKRVDGIIASLSFDTDDLNHFKQFQNKNIPVVFFDRVFEKSDAAKVIINNYQAGYDATAHLIAQGCKRIAHITSSLKRNVYSERKNGYKKALEDHKIKYDEKLVIIDGFKEEDAIRSAKRILAMKHLPDGIFITNDFCAAVVIQNLKDAGIRVPQDIAVVGFNNDSIGKVISPKLTTINYPGFEMGQVVARTLVNHLKGIWDMNLTNTVIIKSELIVRESSLKKGKD, encoded by the coding sequence GTGAAAACAGAAAAGGAAATAACCATTTACGATATTGCAAGCAAAATCGGTATAGCGCCCTCTACCGTAAGCCGTGCGCTGAATAACAACCCCACCATCAGCGCGGCTACCCGTAAAAAGATTACCGAACTTGCCGAAAAGCTGGGCTACCAGCACAATCCGTTTGCCCGCAACCTGCGCATGCAAAAAACACATACCATTGGTGTAATACTGCATGAACTGAACAGCCAGTTTATAACATCGGTACTTGCCGGCATTGAAAAAGTAGCCACAGAAAGCAAATACAATCTCATCATCGGGCACTCAGGCGAAAACGCGAAGATCGAAGTAGTGAACGCCAACAACTTTTTTCACAAGCGTGTAGATGGCATCATTGCATCGCTCTCTTTTGATACGGACGACCTCAACCATTTTAAACAGTTCCAGAATAAAAACATACCGGTGGTTTTTTTCGACCGTGTGTTTGAGAAAAGTGACGCTGCCAAAGTGATCATCAACAACTACCAGGCGGGTTACGATGCCACGGCGCACCTGATAGCGCAGGGCTGCAAACGCATAGCACATATTACGTCAAGCCTTAAGCGTAATGTATATTCTGAAAGAAAGAACGGTTATAAAAAAGCACTCGAAGACCACAAAATAAAATACGACGAAAAGCTGGTGATCATCGATGGGTTTAAAGAAGAAGACGCCATCAGGTCTGCAAAACGCATTCTCGCCATGAAACATTTGCCCGATGGTATATTTATCACCAACGATTTTTGCGCGGCCGTGGTAATACAAAACCTGAAAGATGCAGGCATTCGTGTGCCGCAGGATATTGCTGTTGTGGGCTTTAACAACGATAGTATTGGTAAAGTCATCAGCCCCAAACTTACCACCATCAACTACCCCGGCTTTGAAATGGGACAGGTGGTGGCAAGAACACTGGTCAACCACCTGAAAGGTATATGGGACATGAATCTTACCAATACCGTTATCATCAAATCTGAACTGATCGTTAGAGAATCTTCGCTGAAAAAAGGCAAAGACTAA
- a CDS encoding SusC/RagA family TonB-linked outer membrane protein, translating into MSISLPQCLTRKLTRIFQKHRLLYLLMIVFAPMLASAQNQTFTGTVKDETGKPLAGVSVVLKGSSKGTVTNEQGVFTISATAGSTLVLSSVGYDNKEVVLDAQTTLSIALTAGNQRLDDVIVVGYGTQKRTAVTGAISTVNSKTINEIPVVSVQQALQGRVPGVNVVSNGSPGTQPIVTIRGISSISYASNPLYVVDGFPTGDLSTIDTRDIESVDVLKDASAAAIYGSRATNGVIIITTKKGRRDGQMHVNLNSYYGIQNVTERLSLLNPEQFDQYAIAYRGSAVQRRSDPAWVNKPIYQGATATYGNNVTDWQDAYFKQGAMTQTNIGLSGGNEVSRFYASGSFLDQTGTAPTVAYRRYNFRINSDHKISKTFSFGENLYAAYADQDYDNNETGTRSNLVNVIKMMPYMPVYDPTTNGGFRGVNSVLDGGDPTNPIEDAVLKNPGTRSTLKILGTIYAEVNFTSWLKFRSTFGIDYANGLDYRFSPIFNDSGTVAGSSAIQATITNNRAVSSVQLYTEQLTFDKTFGNHHVNAIAVYEYQGQRIKNENASGNQLSNDLKTLNNASNVSVQTLVADYNIISLIGRLSYDYKGKYLFSAALRRDGGSYWAPGNKWQTFPSASVGWRIDQEPFMQNQNKISELKLRAGYGITGLNGAVLGSSPWQVFVNSNSAYYPFGNAATSGPASSIQRLGNKDLEWETTKQINVGLDLGLFSNALTLSAEYYQRKTDNLILAVPLSPSMGYLSSTVITNVAGMQNNGVELQLGYNKRKGDFQWNATANVSFIKNNIYRLAEGVPNIEAGADVDLTLGYNVTNTAIGQPVQSFYGWETEGIFQSEDEVSKHAFQTAGTAAGDIKFKDLNGDGVIDNNDRTFLGSFIPKFTYALNLGANYKGFGLSVFFQGVQGNKIYNALRTTTEGMVRFFNAGTAVLDAWTPTNTNTSVPRAISADPNQNARPSTRFLEDGSYLRLKNIMLSYNVSDKFLRSVTKGAIRNFNIYVSAQNILTFTKYTGYDPEVGNRAPNASSLTNGIDYAVYPQPKGYQVGISTNF; encoded by the coding sequence ATGTCCATTTCGCTTCCTCAATGTTTAACCAGGAAACTCACCCGCATTTTTCAAAAACACAGGTTGTTGTACCTGCTCATGATCGTTTTTGCACCGATGCTTGCAAGTGCTCAAAACCAAACCTTCACCGGAACCGTTAAAGACGAAACAGGAAAGCCGCTTGCCGGTGTGTCTGTTGTGCTGAAAGGTTCATCCAAAGGAACGGTGACCAATGAACAGGGTGTATTCACCATATCAGCCACAGCGGGTTCAACACTTGTACTCAGCTCTGTTGGCTATGACAATAAAGAAGTTGTGCTGGATGCACAAACCACGCTCAGTATTGCACTTACTGCCGGCAACCAGCGGCTGGACGATGTGATCGTAGTAGGTTACGGTACACAGAAACGTACCGCGGTTACGGGCGCCATTTCTACCGTAAACAGCAAGACCATTAATGAAATACCTGTCGTAAGCGTGCAGCAGGCATTGCAGGGCAGGGTGCCCGGCGTAAACGTTGTAAGCAACGGTAGCCCGGGTACACAACCGATTGTAACGATAAGAGGTATCAGTTCTATTTCTTATGCTTCTAATCCATTGTACGTGGTAGATGGTTTTCCTACGGGCGATCTATCGACCATCGATACCCGCGATATAGAATCTGTGGATGTATTAAAGGATGCATCTGCAGCGGCCATTTATGGTTCAAGAGCAACCAATGGTGTAATTATTATCACCACGAAAAAGGGCAGGAGAGACGGTCAGATGCATGTAAACCTTAATTCTTATTATGGTATACAGAATGTAACAGAAAGATTGAGTTTACTCAATCCCGAACAGTTTGACCAGTATGCCATTGCATACCGGGGTAGTGCGGTGCAAAGACGTTCTGACCCTGCATGGGTAAACAAACCTATTTATCAGGGTGCAACTGCTACCTACGGCAACAATGTTACCGACTGGCAGGATGCTTACTTTAAACAGGGAGCTATGACCCAGACCAACATTGGACTGAGCGGTGGGAATGAAGTGTCCCGCTTTTATGCTTCCGGCAGCTTTTTAGACCAGACAGGTACGGCGCCAACGGTAGCGTACCGCAGGTATAATTTCCGCATCAACTCAGATCATAAGATCAGCAAAACATTCAGCTTTGGCGAAAACCTGTATGCAGCCTATGCAGACCAGGATTACGACAACAATGAGACCGGCACAAGGTCTAACCTGGTAAATGTGATCAAGATGATGCCCTATATGCCGGTGTATGATCCTACTACGAATGGTGGCTTCAGGGGTGTGAATTCCGTATTGGATGGTGGTGACCCGACCAACCCGATCGAAGACGCTGTATTGAAAAACCCGGGTACAAGGAGCACTTTAAAAATACTGGGAACAATCTACGCCGAAGTAAACTTTACAAGCTGGCTGAAATTCCGTTCCACTTTTGGTATAGATTACGCCAATGGTCTCGACTACCGTTTTTCACCCATCTTCAACGACAGCGGAACAGTTGCAGGCTCCAGTGCCATACAGGCTACAATTACCAATAACAGGGCTGTATCTTCAGTACAGTTGTATACAGAACAGCTTACGTTTGATAAAACCTTTGGCAACCATCACGTAAACGCCATTGCGGTATACGAATACCAGGGCCAGCGGATAAAAAATGAAAATGCCAGCGGTAACCAGCTTTCCAATGATCTCAAAACCTTGAACAATGCCAGCAATGTATCCGTACAAACGCTGGTAGCAGATTATAATATCATCTCCCTGATCGGTCGCTTAAGCTACGACTATAAAGGCAAATACCTCTTTAGTGCAGCACTGCGCCGTGATGGTGGTTCTTACTGGGCACCGGGTAACAAATGGCAGACATTTCCATCTGCTTCTGTTGGCTGGAGAATTGACCAGGAACCATTCATGCAAAACCAGAATAAAATATCAGAACTTAAACTCAGGGCGGGTTATGGTATTACCGGTTTAAATGGTGCCGTACTGGGCAGCTCACCATGGCAGGTGTTTGTTAATTCCAACAGCGCTTATTACCCGTTTGGCAACGCTGCTACCAGCGGACCTGCTTCTTCCATCCAGCGCCTCGGAAATAAAGATCTGGAGTGGGAAACAACCAAACAGATCAACGTGGGCCTCGACCTTGGTTTATTCAGCAATGCCCTTACGCTATCTGCAGAATATTACCAGCGTAAAACAGACAACCTGATCCTGGCCGTGCCGCTTTCTCCAAGTATGGGTTATTTGTCCAGCACTGTTATTACCAACGTGGCGGGCATGCAAAATAATGGTGTTGAATTACAGCTGGGTTACAACAAAAGAAAAGGCGATTTCCAGTGGAACGCCACAGCCAATGTAAGCTTCATCAAAAATAATATTTACAGGCTTGCCGAAGGTGTTCCAAACATTGAGGCCGGTGCTGATGTAGATTTAACGCTGGGTTATAACGTAACGAATACCGCTATCGGCCAGCCCGTGCAGTCATTTTACGGCTGGGAAACAGAAGGCATCTTCCAGAGCGAAGATGAAGTGAGTAAACATGCCTTCCAGACTGCAGGTACTGCTGCCGGTGATATCAAATTCAAAGACCTCAACGGCGATGGTGTGATCGATAACAATGACCGCACTTTTCTTGGCAGCTTTATTCCGAAGTTTACCTATGCACTTAATTTAGGCGCTAACTATAAAGGATTTGGTCTTTCTGTATTTTTCCAGGGTGTGCAGGGCAATAAAATTTACAATGCATTAAGAACAACAACCGAAGGTATGGTGCGCTTCTTTAATGCCGGTACGGCAGTGTTGGATGCATGGACGCCAACCAATACCAATACAAGTGTACCACGCGCCATCTCAGCAGATCCAAACCAGAATGCACGCCCTTCTACCCGTTTCCTGGAAGATGGCTCGTACCTGCGTTTGAAAAACATCATGCTTAGTTACAACGTAAGCGACAAGTTCCTCAGGTCTGTAACAAAAGGAGCGATCAGGAACTTCAATATTTATGTTTCTGCGCAGAACATACTTACGTTTACAAAATACACTGGTTATGATCCTGAAGTAGGTAACAGGGCACCGAATGCATCTTCACTGACTAACGGAATTGATTATGCCGTATACCCGCAGCCTAAAGGTTACCAGGTAGGTATCAGTACAAACTTTTAA
- a CDS encoding RagB/SusD family nutrient uptake outer membrane protein: MNRNIKIWVTATGLGIAAIVACNKKLDVTDQNNPTTESYFKTAAELQNGVNAIYSTLRSGNLVGREWFFTHDMRGSETAPGGAQLEAPRAELLKQPAPSSSNAVMTSIWTGTYQMINRANLVISKAPDVTDNPASRDISVGEAEFLRAWAYFELVSMWGDVPLYTEPVASASDFKAKSPAADIYNLIISDLTDAAAKLPAVASQGGRATSGAANALLGRVQMQNGDYAAAKEALLKVYGKYSLVPFLHNFDGDVRLGATELTAGHEFNAESIFEVAFVDRGDNNFNWGYTGEGATANSTTMRSQEYGIVWGNVVPSDLVLNEFEPNDPRYKFTIFESGDKIKTMAGTEPGVALTEDGMNVAQSNRDGVLKKRVYRKYSILDWTDDGFHPDGINQRMIRYADVLLMLAECEAETGNPAGAARYINEVRARPGVNMPAITTGSKEQAIEAVMHERIVELAGEEVNNIDILRWRARGYYPSIRPDPKPGQVSLFPIPASETSTNPLIQ; encoded by the coding sequence ATGAACAGGAATATTAAAATATGGGTTACTGCAACAGGTTTGGGCATTGCCGCCATTGTTGCATGTAATAAAAAACTGGATGTAACTGATCAGAATAATCCAACAACAGAGAGCTATTTTAAAACCGCTGCCGAACTGCAGAATGGCGTAAATGCCATTTATTCCACGCTTCGTTCCGGAAACCTTGTGGGGCGCGAATGGTTCTTTACGCATGACATGCGGGGCAGCGAGACTGCACCCGGCGGTGCGCAACTGGAGGCACCAAGAGCAGAGTTGTTAAAGCAGCCTGCGCCTTCTTCTTCCAATGCTGTAATGACAAGTATCTGGACGGGCACTTACCAGATGATCAACAGGGCCAACCTGGTGATTTCAAAAGCGCCTGATGTTACAGACAATCCCGCATCAAGGGATATATCTGTGGGAGAAGCGGAATTCCTGCGTGCCTGGGCTTACTTCGAACTCGTAAGCATGTGGGGTGATGTACCATTATACACAGAGCCCGTTGCTTCTGCTTCTGATTTTAAAGCAAAATCACCGGCTGCTGATATCTATAACCTCATTATAAGCGACCTGACTGACGCTGCAGCAAAGCTACCGGCAGTTGCATCGCAGGGTGGCAGGGCCACCAGTGGTGCTGCCAATGCATTGCTGGGCAGGGTGCAGATGCAAAATGGTGATTACGCCGCCGCAAAAGAAGCGCTGTTGAAAGTATACGGCAAATACAGCCTGGTACCGTTTTTACACAACTTCGACGGAGACGTAAGACTGGGTGCCACAGAGCTTACTGCGGGTCATGAATTTAACGCTGAATCAATTTTCGAAGTTGCTTTTGTAGACAGGGGCGACAACAACTTTAACTGGGGTTATACCGGCGAAGGCGCTACTGCAAATTCGACCACCATGCGTAGCCAGGAATATGGTATAGTATGGGGTAACGTGGTACCATCAGACCTGGTGTTGAATGAATTTGAACCCAACGACCCACGCTACAAATTCACCATCTTCGAATCTGGTGATAAAATCAAAACTATGGCTGGCACCGAACCCGGCGTGGCTCTTACCGAAGATGGTATGAACGTGGCACAGAGTAACCGTGATGGTGTATTGAAAAAAAGAGTGTACCGCAAATATTCTATACTAGACTGGACCGACGATGGTTTTCACCCGGATGGTATTAACCAGCGCATGATACGCTATGCAGACGTTTTGCTGATGCTGGCCGAGTGTGAAGCTGAAACAGGTAACCCTGCCGGTGCAGCCAGGTACATCAACGAAGTACGTGCAAGGCCGGGTGTAAATATGCCTGCCATTACCACAGGTTCAAAAGAACAGGCTATAGAAGCAGTAATGCATGAAAGAATTGTAGAACTGGCCGGTGAAGAAGTGAACAACATTGATATACTCAGGTGGAGAGCAAGAGGCTATTATCCTTCTATCAGGCCTGATCCAAAACCAGGACAGGTAAGCCTTTTCCCGATACCTGCAAGTGAAACGTCCACAAACCCTCTCATACAATAG